A single region of the Arthrobacter sp. zg-Y20 genome encodes:
- a CDS encoding type II secretion system F family protein yields MSAAAGLCLGLGLLLLWQSCWNRGPAPARRRTARVEELLRQAGIERVSAAGLLATCAGTGALVLAGFFIVTLSLPIAACFGLFGAGLPYTLVRMQARRRRASLAELWPDVVDHLRSAIRAGLPLPEALIQLADNGPGELRGYFRAFAADYRSAGDFEDALNRLKDALADPVADRIVEALRITRQVGGTDLGRLLGTLAGFLRENARTRSELLARQSWTVNAARLAVAAPWAVLLLLAARPETAAAYNTGAGAAVLAAGMAVSILCYRLMLRIGALPEDVRVLR; encoded by the coding sequence ATGAGCGCTGCTGCCGGGCTTTGCCTCGGGCTGGGGCTGCTGCTTTTGTGGCAGTCCTGCTGGAACCGTGGACCGGCTCCAGCGCGGCGCCGAACCGCGCGCGTTGAGGAACTCCTGCGCCAGGCAGGTATTGAACGGGTCAGTGCGGCAGGGCTGCTGGCCACCTGCGCGGGCACGGGAGCGCTGGTGCTGGCCGGGTTCTTCATCGTTACCCTGTCCCTGCCGATTGCCGCCTGTTTCGGTCTCTTTGGGGCCGGGCTGCCTTACACACTGGTACGGATGCAGGCCCGGCGCAGGCGGGCTTCGCTGGCCGAGCTGTGGCCCGACGTCGTTGACCACCTCCGCTCGGCGATCCGGGCCGGGTTGCCGCTTCCGGAGGCACTCATCCAGTTGGCGGACAACGGGCCCGGCGAATTGCGCGGCTACTTCCGTGCCTTCGCGGCCGATTACCGCTCCGCAGGGGATTTCGAGGATGCGCTGAACCGGCTGAAGGACGCCCTGGCTGATCCGGTGGCAGACCGTATTGTCGAGGCCCTGCGGATCACCCGTCAGGTGGGCGGCACGGATCTGGGACGGTTGCTTGGTACCCTGGCCGGTTTCCTGCGGGAGAACGCCCGCACGCGGAGCGAGCTGCTGGCGCGGCAGTCGTGGACGGTCAACGCGGCCCGTCTGGCAGTGGCGGCGCCGTGGGCCGTGCTGCTGCTGCTGGCCGCCCGGCCGGAAACAGCGGCCGCCTACAACACCGGTGCCGGGGCTGCGGTGTTGGCGGCGGGTATGGCGGTCTCGATCCTTTGCTACCGGCTGATGCTGCGGATCGGCGCCCTGCCTGAAGATGTAAGGGTGCTGCGGTGA